From the Drosophila simulans strain w501 chromosome 2L, Prin_Dsim_3.1, whole genome shotgun sequence genome, the window ACTTCAAACTCCAATTAGAGTGTCGGTTTAATGAACTGCTGTCTGAACAAGGCACACGGAATCCCCGACTCGCAGACTTCAGGGCTTCGGGGGGTTAACTGCATTACACGCTGcacaattttttatggctcATCGGCCTTAACCTTCGGCCCCAACTCCAACTGCACTTTGCTGGCGGCATGGCATGCCATTTTTTCATAGCCCtctaattattatatttaatatttgtccGTTTAATCCCATTACAGATTATCAGCGAACTGGCGGAAATTGTCTACACTGCGTTGGATTACAATCTGCCGGAGGACGAGGAGTGCCAAGTGTCACAGGAGCTGGAGAATCTGTTCAACTTTATGACGGCAGATGGTGAGTATGGGTTCTCGGGAATAATCTATAGCTTTGACACACAATCATCTATGTATATTGAAGTCAAGCTTTAAGTGTTTTGCGATAAAAGTACATTCAGTATTGACACTATTTTCTTCAAATGGTGAAATCGCGTTGTGCTCGTTTCTTTGTGACTCAGATATATACCATATAGCTTAGAACAGCAATTAAATCTCTCAATAAAGTTCCCAATCTGAGCtcggttttttttatatttaagcaGGGACTTTCTTAAACCAAAAGCCCCGTTTATCGGGCTCCACGAGCGAAAACAAGATGAAGGTTGAGTGAGGCGGCGTGCCATGAATCACGTATTCTTTGTGATacacttaataaaaataattataatacaaTAAACTCCGAACCTTATAGAGCTGATTGGATCTTGTTCATTGCAGAGACAGACGATGATTGCATTGACGAGGGCATCGACGAGGGCGACAAGCGCTGGGACGACGAATCCGAGGAGGAGCGCAACGATACCAAAGAACTAGAGCACATAATCGAGGTGGGTTTCCAATTCGAGTCGATCGTATCTGACATTTGCAATCGGGTCGTGGCATGATGTGCCAAAAACCAGGCACCCAAACCAAATCAAACCAATGCAAATTCGAACTCCGATCCAAGGGTGAGTCAGACTCTTTTGGGGGTGCGCCAAGATCTGACCTTTTGACCAGGCGCTCAGTCGCTCTATTTTCCAGCTCTTTTAACATATTGTGTATAAATCTGTATGGAGCCAATGCATCGATATTCATCGGTGGGAAAACTTGTTTGGCTCACGTTACAGTTAACCGaagcacagaaagaaatttacAATCCAAACTCGCGAAATTAGTCttgaaaatgataaaataaatatatttttaattagggACCGGGTTCATATGTTAATTATCTCAGACCATATTCTATTTCTAACGAGTTAGGCGTAAGATCAAGGTCTCCAGTTCTCAATATCTATGCGAccatttttctttctgtgtagaAATCAAAGTATCTGGCGGATACTTGTTGTGCGCGTATCTGTATCGCGGCTAACCGCAAACAAGCCGATTTAGTCCGGGTTCTAGTCGGATACCTAGCTTATGATGCCCGGTCGAGCGAGCGACtggaaaacaatttcaattgcgGCTCGATTGCATCGATATTAAATAACCGAAATAACCATAAAACCAAACGCTTTCGTAATCGAGGGAAATCAGCCGCAGATCTGTAAATCAGAAATCtaaatctgaatctgaatttGAAACCGCCTACCTGCCGCAGTTGATTGCGCTTGGGGAATGCTTCCGCGTTCTGCGGCAGCCAGCGAATCATCTGCCGCGCCATTCGCTCCACCGGAGATCCATTGGAGGCGCACACGAGGATCCACGATTTGGGGCGAGTGGGGCGTGTGATGAACCTCACACCGTTGCTGATTGAGCCGGTGTCTTCGGTTCCTCGGTTCTGTCTGAGTGCTCCCCGGGCGGGGCGGGGCTGGGTGGTTCTTGTCTAATGAGCCACTTTATGGAATTGACACATTGCTGTCAGGCAACAGCGAGCAGCGAGTGGATCCCTGATCTTTTTCCACCTGCCTGACTTTTCTAGCACACCATCGTAAAGTGGAAAAGTATCCGCGACTGATACagataaatttgcatttctccAGTGTCTGTGCCTCTCGGGTTAGATAAGATTTGTTTGGGGGAATAAATTGAGTTGGTCTATGCGCGCGATATGATTATCGTAATAAGTGAAAGGAAATTGCCGAAGGCGTGAAACGTAATTAGCTCTTGGTACGCAGAACCTGTGTATGGGTTTGGGTTATTCCCAGAATTTGTTATGAATAAATGTAGGTTAGATGGAACCgcagaaaataaattgaaaccAATACAGTGCGGTTTGAGTGtgatataaattatatagGATACGAGTATGTGGCACGCGGATAAGTTTGAATGTCTGATTAGCAACGAACGTACGGTTCTTGCATTGGTTTGGTTTGTTATGCCGCAGTTCATTTAAGGTAATTATCGCCTTTATTtagctaattaatttatttactccTTTATAGACCTGCAGAAATCACATAAAAACCACCCTGCCAGAGAACCACTATAGAGCTGTCTGCAGAGCCCTCGTGACGGAGACCATAGAGCTCCGAGTATTTCTGCAGCAGGTCCTGAACAATGGTAAGTGCCAATACTATTCGACTGAGAAGGCAATGTGTTAACTAATTAATTGTCTTAAAAAGCAGGTGCCGAGAAGCTGATCAAGGCCTCGGAATCATCGGCCACCACGCAACAAGAACTGGCGAAGCTGGGCTTCAACGACTGGGTAAGATTCTTCAAGAGTGCTGTCCCCTTAAAACACATAGAAACCACACCACACCATACCATAGTTATGTAATGGTGCTCCACTAATGGCCCACAGTGGCGATAGCGTCTCACGATTTGTTTGGCGCACCTCTTCGAACGAAAACATATGCCATgagccatcatcatcataatcattaTCGCAGAGATCACGAGCATTTGTGGCGGGGTTTTCCGCTCTGGGCTGGAATAAAAAGTGAACTATTTCATGCATTGCCAAATGAAACtcacttttaatttcaataattgGCCCGCGGTGGTCGCCTCCATATTGGCCATCATCCTAATGAGTTCAACGCCGCACCATTCGTCGTATACACTCGTATGTACTGTGTGATTTCGTGAGCTATTTTAATGGACGCATATATCATCTATATATTTTGGCGTTCGCTGTGACCTTTGCTGAATATGTCGAGGCCGTCACAGGAGTTTGCCATCATCACCACATCGGCCCGCCACAGCCGTCTTTCAACCTCCGAAACTCATTGAGACACACACGCAAATTGGCCAGGCACGCAAGCCAAAATTCGCTCTTGTTTTTGCTTCAGCTTCTTGTTGACTTTTTGTGGCGTGAAAAGTTATACTATAGTCGGCTTTTTACCGTTCGAGGTGTGTTTGATTTTTTCAATCAGATGGAAACCCAAGTCTGTCAAAGAACAGTTGCCAAAGTTTGTCCTCAAAAGTTGATAAGGCTGAGAATGTGCTAAATGTGGGGTTCTATAAGCTCCAATGTCTTTAGACTTATTTGCATATCTCGGGAAATTCTGCAGCTGGTTTAAGCCACGTTAATAAACCGGATTGAGCATGAATGTAAAGCAAATGACTTATTATTTCAGTGGCTAATTTGCTTGCCCAAATTATTGCCACCAACAAATTCTgaaattactttatttatatgaactgctaattgcttaaatttaataatgctGTTTCTTTGTCTTGAGGAGTCAAGAGAGCCCAATAAAAGCAGAATTATCTGTAGTTTAGGGCtgtaatcataataaaaaacaaaagtagaATTTCTTGAGTCAATCTAGGGTACTTTCAATTTGAGAAATGTTGGGCGCGACTTTTCCTCGCATGTCCGAGGATTACAAATCGCAAAAATAAGAAACCTTTGCGTGTGAAATAGACGACACATCATTATTTGCCCATACTGGAGTACAGACGAAACACAACCAGATAGTGAAATAgaccataaatatttgcactccATGAATTTGCATGTGCCGATAGGCGGGGATTAAAAAAGAGGGTGCAGCCGTGGAATTGGCCAATTAATTGGCCAGACATACACCATATATCATATGCGCAATGGAGACCTGGCAACGAATCCAGTcaagtgtgtttgttttgtgtcTTCTTGGTTTTGTTGGTATTGCGAAACGAAATTTGAGTCCATTGTAGAGCGTTGATTAAACGCCATCTTATCATTTTCTACTTCTCCGATAAGAGTTCTCTACCTTTGTTTGGTCTATTGTTTATAGGgagtgtttttcttttatttgcactCGTTTTTTAGCTACTGCCAAACGAAGTGCAAGAAGTGTGTCTTTAGTCAGCGTTTTATCGTGTTTTCTGGGAAGACAACAGCCTTCAGAATGTCACACAGCCAACTGATTGTTAAAACACTTTTTGACTGAATttacattgtttttgtttgggcaCTATAATGCTGGAATTGCGGAAATTTAGCTGGTTCtgttttattactattttttctcGTTGGCTTTGAACGTGTTTCGCTGGCAGGGGAAAAAAGGTTTTCCGAGGAAATCTCTCTTTTCGGCAGACATCGTGTCTGTGTCTCGCCTAGCTGCcttcgatgatgatgatgatttggTATGCTAATTTTCGATCCAGACGTTACCAATGCTGTACGCACATGGgccaaaagtatttcaaaagcaacagcagatACATCCCAACTTTTGCGGAAGCTGCTGCCACTCAAAGCTGgcctgatgttgctgctgcaagttgatgttgcagctgctgccgctgctgcatcTAATGCTGCTGCGGTGAGCGCAGTTGAAGCGTGGCGCGGCATCTTAATCGtaggtatatgtatgtgtgtgcaacaTGGTGTCAAAACATGTGCTGCCATTGATGCCCTCGGCTGAAATCGGACCCTAGATGCGCTCCACCCTCCGCGCCTCGTTTTGCATGTTTAATGAGGTGTCTCAAGATGCATGGCCACCAATTGGCGGCGAACAGGAAGGCGATGGCGAATGGAAAGTGAAATTGCGGATCACTGTTACATATCAGGCCCCATTGTGTGCTAAACAGTCTTCCTGCCACCGCGCAGCGTTCAACActcattactcatacgcacagTTAACTTGTCAGGCCGATGGATCGGATCGGTCCCCCTCGCAGCGGGAGTCTAAACTATtggttaattaaatgaaaataattgcaaaagtgaaatgcacCTCTCACCACTCCGTCTGCTTGTTTTTCTTCCTGTCTCAAGCACGAACTGCAGCTGTGGAGGGCACTGCAAGTAGGTCCCTGGTTCCATTGCATGTTCtccattttgtttgttcgttgtttgtttgtttgcctgcttgTTTCTGTGTTTGACGTGTCCCACATCGCCAGCGATCCGTCGCAGCTATCTAGTATCGGATCTCTATTGATTAACCACACCTTCCCGAATCCACAGGCACGCTTCTGGGTGCAGGTGATCGACGAACTGCGACGCGGAGTGCGGCTGAAGAAGAGCAACCACGAGCGCACTCCCATCGAATACGAGCTGACGCCCTACGAAATACTCATGGGCGACATCCGAGCCAAGTGAGTACAAACTATTTAATAAACGCCAAAGTTGAGATATATGCTGTCTACTTCTTCATTAAATTACAATGATAGCAGATGCTTTGATCTTCGGACCTTACATAGATAACATAATTAGCACCGCTCATTGTAGCCAACAAAAGAATGAAAGCAATACCCCATTTAGAAACCGCATCTAAGCCCGAATTTCTCTTCACAGAAAGTATCAGTTGCGCAAGGTGATGGTGAACGGAGATATTCCGCCGCGCGTCAAGAAAGATGCCCACGCCATGATCTTGGAGTTCATCAGGTCACGGCCGCCGCTGAAGAAGGTGTGTAAAGCCCCCAATGCCAGTTCCCCAATGAATTCCCAATCCATTCGCACGGCCAGTACCCAAGTCAACCGCAATCCCGACAACAATCCCTCCTCATCAAAATCCCCATTTGCCTCTGGCAGAATGTGAAATATTGATGCAAAGGCTTTCCCTTCTTCCGACTTCATTTCCTTTGCCATGATTCCTCATTTTTTGTAccaaattgttgtttttcttttaaataaaaattattagttTACTGTACGTTCTTGTTCTGTACTTTCCGGACTCATCAGGCCAGCGATCGACAATTGGGCCCACCGCGCATGTGCGAGCCTTCCCCGCGGGAGCAGCTAATGGAGTCCATACGGAAGGGGAAGGAGCTCAAGCAGATCACCCCGCCGGAAGCACCGACCCTCAGGGAAAGGGGTGAGTAATCAATGTTCAACTTAACTAGTGATACTAGACTTCCTATTTGAAAAATCCATTTGTTGTTAAAAGTACATATTGCTGTAAGAGTACAGTGGGGTCTCAATAGAAATCCGTATGGTACTCTACACATGGCCAACTAATGGGTTCCACTCTCACTGACCTATCCTTCAAAAGGCCAAGCCCATTGTCAAGGGGAAACCTGTGGATTTTGCACAGTGCCTGCCAAAATAGATGCCGCCTCTAATCTTCTGCGGGCGTCCATCGCTTGGATCCTGGTCTCAAGTCGTTGTGTGCTGCTGACTCCAAATTTTACCGCCAACGGCCCATAAATTGTTGTCGCCTATATAGACAACCGATGTCTCCTGCCGCCGAGAAATATAGAAGAGGAGTGCTGAGGGATGGAGAAAGGGGCTCTGGTGGAAAACTAGTTACTGGCAAGACTTTTTCACTGCACTTGTTGCTGGGGTAGCCCCATTGTCCGTCCGTCCTCCTATTTTTCtgccatgtttgtttgtttgccgtttgcaGTTCgcctgtttgtgtgtgtttgccggcCAAAGAGCGCATGCCAACATAGATCAAAAACGGCAAGATTTTCCAATCACAACACTGAAAGGAATAATTTGTGTAACCATACGAAATTGTTCAATATCGAGAGCTGATAAGCCGGACTAATGAAGAAGGTGGCTCTTAAAAAGAACTTACAAGTGGTGCCATTACTATTTATTATCTACAAAGtgcaatcaattttttttcctgtgcaatCCCCACCCCGAATCCAAAATTGAAATCCTTAATCCGCTCGGTTGGAGGAAGCGTGCAAAATTGTGACACACAAAGATAGCGACAACGCGACGACGACaacggcaactgcaacatttAAGCCAGGAAAATCGAAGAAATCCAAGCACGACAACCTCACCTCCGTCGAAGTTGGCTATTGTTGGCtgtttgggttttcttttcGTCTGGGAATCTCTCGTATTTCTTCTCCGACTTTGAAGTTCATTTCAatattgcagcagcagctggacgaatttaatttgtatgaCTACATAAAATCGAGTTGGTAAATTCTACGGCTTGCCTTGAAATGCAAgttaaatacaatttagtCAAGTGGTACATTTAAAGccctaaaaatatttaaacaatctTTTTGTTTAATCTGATGATGATTACTAAactcaaataaattttttacaTATACTCTACATGGTTCGAATTGTGTAGCCCAACCTTAAGGTAAAACCTGTAACTTGCTTAATATTTCAAAGCATACTTATGGGTGCTcggaaaaaaatgttttggtttACAGACACTGAAATTGAAACTCTGAGAAATAGCTACCTTAATGTAAACTCTTTGagagttaaattaaaaatgctaaaaaatgTAGTCCGAAGCCGACCTCGTCTTCCATTATCCTTCCCTTGAAACTTCTTGAGCCTTGATTGCCATATCCTCGCGGGACTTAACGCGCTTACTCATCACATGTGGCGAGTCCTTGTTGCCGCTTGACGACGTCATCACCCCAACGGTGACGTATAAATCACCcacgcaacaacaacagcgacgaCGGCCAAACAACTTTTAGGCCGTTAAatgtcaaaacaaaacattggCGCTCTCTGCAAGCGACGCATGCGCAAACCGGGCCGAAAAGTGGGGAAGCTCGAGTTGACAGCTGCCACATTTCTCAGTTCCGTGTTGAGCTTCGCTGGAGACGCCTCGTCGTTGTCCGCTCTGCAGCTACCAATTATTCTGTGGGCTAAgtgaaaatgaaatcgaaagcGGTGGCTATCTAGTAAAATAAGCAAAGTACAACAAAGTGGCGTGTGGATATTGGGAAACGCTCAGCCAAACTTAATGGAGCTGCAGGGCAAACCCGACTGATTCCCATCAACCCTCCCTGAAAAGAGAGAACAGTGCGGCCCAGAGGGTGGCTTCCCTTTTTCGGACTCGGATCGATAGCCTCCATGCAACCGTGTGAGAAAaccgaaaagtgaaaagcaaaACGGAAATGTGCCAGGCTTAACCCATGGAAGCCCGGCCAGCGAAACGCTCCACGGCAGCCTCCGTCTTCCGGTCGCATCACATGCCGCGGGAGTCGGATCTGGTGGACATCGGCAGCGATGCCTCGCTGTACTGCGGCTCCGACGGGGAGTCCAGTCAGGCCcagtccacatccacatccactccGAACCCGCAAACGAGTTCCGACCAGGATCTGGACCAGCCCCAGCCAACACCTCGCGCGGCACCGAGAGCATCGGCCTCCAATAATCCGCCAACACCCAAGCCACGACAGGCCATCAGGTCATCAAAAGGTAGACATCAGCATCTCCAGACCCtcgaaaaacacacaaaagcgTCTCCCCATTGTTGAATGTGCTCCGCTTTGACCTGGTTTCGATTTCAGGCCTGCCCCAAAGTGCAAGTGGGTGGGCTGGGGGGCAGGGTTCCGGTGCTCGTACTCTACCCCGAGGAAGTGTTTCTTGCTTTTGTGCTCGAGAAGCTACTCCAAGGCAACTGCAGTGCTCCGGTAATTGCCGTCGTTTTATGACTTCGATTTTAAGCTCCAGTCATTAGAGGCATGAAGAAATTGGGTCCAAAGCAGATCTAGACACACGCCGAAGGCTAAATACCCTTTGTTGCCAAATAGCATTGAAAaatagtttgttttatttcttcacTGCGTTGCAGAGCTTTGGTCATTAGCGACATGGAGAAATAACACCCAAGATAAATAGACTGATAGTAGCTTAAACACACTTGTTACTAGCCAACATATGGAAAAATCCGAAGCCATAGCTTCCATTGTTTGCTCCTAAATATGAATGAATGCCATAGTATGAATATTTGACTATGATTAATTTTGAGTTTTCAAATGGTTGTCTTTCTATCTAGTTCATAGTTTTCATAATCCACGAGTAAAGCAGATCGATGAAAACGCTCGTGCTTGCCCCCCACCGAAAGGTTAAAGCCAGTGGACATAATGCCTAGCCCCCGGTGGTCCGTGGTCAATGGTCAGTAGCGAGCCGGATCACGTAGCAGTTATTACAGAGCCGTGGACCCATAAAGTATCTTTGAGTTGCACAAAGGCGAAGCGAACTCTTCCGCTGCAGATACGAGTTCCCAGGCGTTGCACAAGCGGAGTGGGTTTCACAAGTAGAACCATTAAGTGCGATGGGCTTAACGGCTTTTATGGAGTGGCtaagtaaaaatataaaaaactatgACTACCTTTGACGTCGGTGAAGTGAGAACCCAGACATGTCACCTCTAATTGCGCAATGAGCGGGCAAAAAGGGCTGGAAAATCCAGTTTTATTGCGAGTTATTCAGAGATGCCTGCTCCATTGCCCAATGATATTCATTAGATAATCCAATCGAGCCTACAACTTTCCCACCACTTTCGCCTGAGAAAAGAGGACTTATTGTTACTCCGATCtgtttttcttgcagtgcttCCAAATGCGAACTCCACGCTGTCACGATCCAGACAGCGGCTCATCAAAGTGGACTTCTCCAAGTTTCAGGTGTGTTTCGTGGCATTCCAAAAAAACTCCAAGGGGTCTAACctattttcctcattttcgGATTTTCTAATTCGCCAGGACGACGATCTCTTCTACGATGAgaacagcatcagcagctcCCACTCCACAGCGGCCACCCACCAGCATCATCCACATCTCGCCGAGATGCACCGCTGCTCGCAGCCCAAGATGCCGC encodes:
- the LOC6732915 gene encoding protein spire isoform X8 — its product is MTEHQAEEQADTPPTKVKATPTPTPSGKFKDAKEDAFLSTSPDSANGDAQHKLPADQLAMSSSAHPQQPGQARPLILQAFHRCSSPEQCVTLHDILDSFKAPLSEDQAWALIHQFAGLYHQVAVQAHTCAADYEAALPTGFELHFHRDGSVHFSGPDQLTPKEQLQQEQIPLPPQHDVIVDEPDHSASSSGDSSVINRAFDNSNHHHHHHHHHPPLVVSHRKIISELAEIVYTALDYNLPEDEECQVSQELENLFNFMTADETDDDCIDEGIDEGDKRWDDESEEERNDTKELEHIIETCRNHIKTTLPENHYRAVCRALVTETIELRVFLQQVLNNGAEKLIKASESSATTQQELAKLGFNDWHELQLWRALQARFWVQVIDELRRGVRLKKSNHERTPIEYELTPYEILMGDIRAKKYQLRKVMVNGDIPPRVKKDAHAMILEFIRSRPPLKKVCKAPNASSPMNSQSIRTASTQVNRNPDNNPSSSKSPFASGRM